From Heliomicrobium gestii, a single genomic window includes:
- a CDS encoding histidine phosphatase family protein, translated as MGFLNDKMESVNMQIIFVRHGQTDENIIPLGARFTIDTFNAMMSGSPSMVRLNTTGIGQVEAVARRLRPVPVVVASHFQRAQETATILARAWGAEVVTMESLGEIVLSKFPGSGNRRAIPFCLLIAMTVWRHAWPFTQGEETLYQAFRRARLAWTQLLDVARERGSIVVISHQGFLRILLWYLRLKRGCRVRKKDLGNGGISIVEVGEPAEMTGRHRAYGAGRTETTRAARVVLPQEGEGRDEPAPVAGSAAIASGGAAAVLLEGVACMEGVSAKRIAAKRALLRRDRR; from the coding sequence ATGGGGTTTTTGAATGACAAGATGGAGTCGGTTAATATGCAGATTATCTTCGTCCGCCACGGGCAAACGGACGAAAACATCATACCGCTTGGGGCTCGCTTTACGATTGACACATTTAACGCCATGATGTCCGGATCGCCATCGATGGTGCGGTTGAACACGACGGGAATCGGTCAGGTCGAGGCGGTGGCCCGCAGGCTGCGCCCCGTCCCGGTGGTGGTGGCGAGCCATTTTCAACGAGCCCAGGAGACGGCGACCATCCTCGCCCGAGCATGGGGCGCAGAGGTGGTTACCATGGAAAGCCTTGGCGAAATCGTCCTGTCCAAGTTTCCCGGCAGCGGGAATCGACGAGCGATCCCCTTCTGTCTGCTCATCGCCATGACGGTGTGGCGTCACGCCTGGCCCTTTACGCAGGGCGAGGAGACGCTCTACCAGGCCTTTCGGCGCGCCCGGCTCGCTTGGACACAACTGTTGGATGTGGCGAGGGAGCGGGGATCGATCGTCGTCATCTCCCATCAGGGGTTTCTCCGCATCCTGTTGTGGTATCTCCGGTTGAAACGGGGCTGCCGGGTGCGAAAAAAAGACCTGGGTAACGGCGGCATCTCCATCGTCGAGGTGGGGGAACCGGCGGAGATGACAGGCCGTCACCGGGCGTACGGGGCGGGAAGGACTGAGACGACCCGAGCGGCGCGAGTCGTGCTGCCCCAAGAGGGGGAAGGGCGGGATGAGCCTGCCCCAGTTGCCGGCAGCGCGGCCATCGCCTCGGGTGGGGCGGCGGCGGTCCTGTTGGAAGGGGTTGCGTGCATGGAAGGCGTCTCCGCAAAAAGGATCGCAGCCAAGCGGGCTCTGTTAAGGAGGGACCGGCGATGA
- the recQ gene encoding DNA helicase RecQ produces the protein MLQQARTLLNRHYGYTAFRPGQEKIIESLLTGRDTVGIMPTGGGKSICYQIPALLLPGLTVVISPLIALMKDQVDNLQNLGIAATFINSSLDSEEVDSRVHRMNRGEFKLIYLAPERLESPHFRHLLQRLPVSLIAVDEAHCVSQWGHDFRPSYLSIASLVADYPRRPRVSAFTATATEAVTEDIIRHLGLQQPHVFATGFDRPNLSFRVIRGENKKDFLAQYLEANRTRAGIIYTATRKEADLLQEYLLRKGFRAGKYHAGLADSEREQAQEAFLYDDSRIMVATNAFGMGIDKSNVRFVIHYNMPKNMESYYQEAGRAGRDGEPAECILLFSARDINTQKFLIEQNQATPERKSMEHRKLQSMIDYCHTPRCLRSHILNYFGEEAPERCGNCSSCADDVEPVDITTEAQKIFSCIVRMQERFGMNLVAEVLKGSKSKKVAQSGCDRLSTYGIMREYTIKEITDMISILTAEGYLYVTEGAFPVVRLLEKAVPVLKGHEKVFLKVRKRASRLEADSDIFESLRRLRKEIADRDGVPPYIVFPDSTLREMSQRLPLDRASLRAISGVGDTKLDRYGDAFLEEIGRHIK, from the coding sequence ATGCTGCAACAGGCCCGGACACTGCTGAACCGGCACTACGGCTACACCGCCTTCCGACCCGGCCAAGAAAAGATCATCGAGAGCCTGCTCACCGGTCGCGACACCGTGGGCATCATGCCGACCGGCGGCGGCAAGTCGATCTGCTACCAGATTCCGGCGCTGCTGTTGCCCGGGCTGACTGTGGTCATCTCCCCGCTGATCGCATTGATGAAGGATCAGGTGGACAACCTCCAAAACCTCGGCATTGCCGCCACCTTTATCAACAGTTCCCTCGACAGCGAGGAGGTCGACAGTCGCGTCCACCGGATGAACCGGGGCGAATTCAAACTGATTTACCTCGCGCCGGAGCGGCTGGAATCTCCTCATTTCCGCCACCTGTTGCAGCGGTTGCCTGTCTCGCTGATCGCTGTCGACGAAGCCCACTGTGTCTCCCAATGGGGTCACGATTTCCGCCCCAGCTATCTCTCCATCGCCTCCCTGGTCGCTGACTACCCCCGCCGACCCCGCGTGTCCGCCTTTACCGCCACAGCCACTGAAGCCGTGACGGAAGACATCATCCGTCACTTGGGGTTGCAACAACCCCATGTCTTCGCCACCGGCTTTGACCGTCCCAACCTGTCCTTCCGCGTCATCCGAGGCGAAAATAAAAAAGATTTTCTGGCCCAGTACCTGGAGGCGAACCGGACACGAGCCGGCATCATCTATACGGCGACCCGCAAGGAAGCGGACCTCCTCCAGGAATACCTTCTCCGCAAAGGCTTCCGCGCCGGCAAATACCACGCCGGATTGGCCGATTCGGAGCGGGAGCAGGCTCAGGAAGCATTCCTCTACGACGACAGCCGGATCATGGTGGCCACCAACGCCTTCGGCATGGGCATCGACAAGTCGAACGTGCGCTTTGTCATCCATTACAACATGCCAAAAAACATGGAATCCTACTACCAGGAAGCGGGGCGGGCCGGACGAGACGGCGAGCCGGCCGAATGCATCCTGCTCTTCAGCGCCCGCGACATCAACACGCAAAAGTTTCTCATCGAACAAAACCAGGCCACACCGGAGCGCAAATCGATGGAGCATCGCAAGCTCCAGTCGATGATCGATTACTGTCACACGCCGCGCTGCCTGCGCAGTCATATCCTCAACTACTTTGGCGAGGAAGCGCCGGAGCGCTGCGGCAACTGCAGCAGTTGCGCCGATGACGTCGAACCGGTCGACATCACCACGGAAGCCCAAAAGATCTTCTCCTGCATCGTTCGCATGCAGGAGCGATTTGGCATGAACCTGGTCGCCGAGGTTCTCAAGGGATCGAAAAGTAAGAAAGTGGCCCAGTCCGGTTGCGACCGCCTGTCCACCTATGGGATCATGCGAGAGTACACGATCAAGGAGATCACCGACATGATCAGCATCCTCACCGCCGAAGGTTACCTCTATGTCACTGAGGGCGCCTTCCCCGTCGTGCGCCTGCTGGAAAAAGCCGTCCCTGTGTTAAAGGGACACGAAAAGGTCTTTCTCAAGGTGCGTAAGCGCGCCAGCCGTTTGGAAGCCGACAGCGACATCTTTGAGAGCCTTCGCCGGCTGCGCAAAGAGATTGCCGACCGGGACGGCGTCCCTCCCTACATCGTCTTTCCCGACAGCACCCTCCGCGAGATGTCCCAGCGGCTTCCCCTCGACCGGGCGTCGCTGCGGGCCATCAGCGGCGTCGGCGACACCAAGCTGGATCGGTACGGCGACGCCTTTCTGGAGGAGATCGGCCGCCACATAAAGTAA
- a CDS encoding DUF4397 domain-containing protein: protein MYDDPYQSPHDGFSASVDGRAYLRVLHAAPNAPPVDVYANDVLIIQRLPYARFTQYFPVLPGRYRIDVYPTGTRTRPVIGTVVDIPDRSIYTAAAVGLLPNLSLLPINDPRLPRRPDSVFIRFAHLSPNAPAVDITLPNGTVLFRNVSFRQVTGYIPVPPGVYTLQVRLTGTSQVVLTVPNARLLPNRFLTIYAVGLAGGRPPLQALIALDGNSYLPLTSFPTPTPFASPGTPSPGGPFGGVPTSP, encoded by the coding sequence ATGTATGATGATCCGTATCAATCCCCTCACGACGGCTTCTCCGCGTCGGTCGACGGCCGCGCCTACCTCCGGGTGCTCCATGCCGCGCCCAACGCGCCGCCGGTGGACGTCTACGCCAATGACGTCCTGATCATCCAGAGGCTTCCCTACGCCCGGTTTACCCAGTACTTCCCCGTCCTGCCCGGCCGTTACCGGATCGACGTCTACCCGACGGGGACCCGGACAAGGCCGGTCATCGGCACCGTCGTCGATATCCCGGATCGCTCGATTTATACGGCAGCCGCAGTCGGCCTCCTCCCCAACCTCAGCCTCCTCCCCATCAACGACCCCCGACTGCCCCGCCGGCCTGACTCCGTCTTCATCCGCTTCGCCCACCTGTCACCGAACGCCCCTGCCGTCGATATCACCCTGCCCAACGGCACCGTGCTGTTCCGCAACGTCTCCTTCCGTCAAGTCACCGGTTATATCCCTGTCCCGCCGGGCGTCTACACCTTGCAGGTTCGCCTGACCGGCACCTCACAGGTCGTCTTGACCGTGCCGAACGCGCGTCTGCTGCCCAACCGCTTCCTCACCATCTACGCCGTCGGCCTAGCCGGCGGTCGCCCGCCCCTGCAGGCGCTGATCGCCCTTGACGGCAACAGCTACCTGCCCTTGACCAGCTTTCCCACGCCGACACCTTTTGCAAGTCCCGGAACGCCTTCGCCCGGAGGCCCCTTTGGCGGGGTGCCGACATCACCATGA
- a CDS encoding aldo/keto reductase, with protein MLYRKYGKTNEMVSVLGFGCMRLPVIDGDQTKIDEEKAIPMLRYAIDSGVNYIDTAFPYHGTGFARAGESEPFVAKALEGGYRERVKLATKLPSWLIKTRADMDRYLNEQLERLKTDVIDFYLVHALNKNVWPVLKEAGIHEFLDEAIQDGRIRYAGFSFHDQLGLFKEIVDDYDWSFCQIQFNYLDEDFQAGREGLDYAAEKGLGIAVMEPLRGGNLVRLSEQAKGIIDQADVKRTPAEWALRWVWNHRDVSLVLSGMTTMEQVIENVRVAQEAEANSLTEKEAAIIDAVRESFKERVKVNCTACAYCMPCPVGINIPMCFSTYNDHWVFDGTPIAKYMYGRLAKLGAPASKCVECGKCESHCPQGIEIRKELKNVKEQFE; from the coding sequence ATGTTGTATAGAAAGTATGGGAAGACCAATGAGATGGTATCTGTTTTGGGATTTGGATGTATGCGGTTGCCAGTTATCGACGGTGACCAAACGAAAATAGATGAAGAAAAGGCCATACCGATGCTCCGGTACGCCATTGATTCCGGCGTGAATTATATTGATACGGCTTTTCCCTATCATGGGACTGGCTTCGCCCGCGCTGGGGAGAGTGAACCCTTTGTCGCAAAAGCGTTGGAAGGCGGCTACCGAGAGCGGGTGAAGTTGGCCACCAAGCTTCCTAGTTGGTTAATCAAAACGAGAGCCGATATGGATCGGTACTTGAATGAACAATTGGAGCGCTTGAAGACCGATGTCATCGATTTTTATCTGGTTCATGCCTTGAATAAGAATGTCTGGCCTGTATTAAAAGAGGCAGGCATTCATGAGTTTCTCGATGAAGCGATTCAAGATGGAAGAATCAGATACGCCGGATTTTCCTTTCATGATCAATTGGGTTTATTTAAGGAAATCGTTGATGACTACGATTGGTCCTTTTGTCAAATTCAGTTCAACTATTTAGATGAAGATTTCCAAGCAGGCAGAGAAGGGTTAGATTACGCTGCCGAAAAAGGCTTAGGCATTGCTGTGATGGAGCCGTTACGAGGCGGTAACCTGGTTCGACTGTCTGAGCAAGCGAAAGGTATTATTGATCAAGCGGATGTCAAACGAACCCCTGCGGAATGGGCTTTGAGGTGGGTATGGAATCATCGCGATGTTTCACTTGTGTTGAGCGGGATGACAACGATGGAGCAAGTTATCGAGAATGTTCGTGTCGCCCAGGAAGCGGAAGCGAATTCGTTAACGGAAAAAGAAGCGGCCATCATTGACGCGGTGAGGGAATCATTCAAGGAAAGAGTAAAAGTCAACTGCACCGCATGCGCCTACTGCATGCCCTGTCCAGTCGGCATCAACATCCCGATGTGCTTCTCCACCTACAATGATCATTGGGTCTTTGACGGCACGCCTATAGCCAAATACATGTATGGTCGCTTGGCAAAACTGGGGGCCCCCGCCTCGAAATGCGTGGAGTGCGGCAAATGTGAGAGTCACTGCCCCCAAGGGATCGAGATTCGGAAGGAGTTAAAAAACGTCAAGGAGCAGTTTGAATAA